A single Saccharolobus shibatae B12 DNA region contains:
- a CDS encoding hydrogenase: protein MINSEILELLSTFILISAFYIQGQAYFKPAIYVQALQSTLIAILAFYLGISLFSIDYIILGITIILLRTVIITIFLFRGLVKEKPGTRESSKGVASELILNLAFSIIASLVVYYFVLEKIPISTEINNTLMLLFAFILLFQGLFLIISRRSTIFQFVGFIEEENSTILFGILVLSIPFLIEVSVFLDVLGLVIISSILTLEKAEHSRLDELKG, encoded by the coding sequence GTGATTAACTCAGAAATCCTAGAACTACTCTCAACGTTCATATTAATTTCAGCCTTTTACATTCAAGGACAAGCTTACTTTAAACCAGCAATATATGTACAAGCCCTTCAATCTACCTTAATCGCAATTCTAGCCTTCTATCTAGGAATCTCACTTTTTTCCATCGACTATATAATTTTAGGAATAACAATAATACTACTGAGAACTGTAATAATCACAATATTTTTATTTAGAGGTCTAGTTAAAGAGAAACCAGGAACTAGAGAAAGCTCTAAGGGAGTAGCATCTGAACTAATATTGAATCTCGCATTTTCCATTATAGCATCTCTAGTAGTATATTATTTCGTATTGGAGAAAATACCCATAAGTACGGAAATCAACAACACGCTAATGCTATTGTTCGCCTTTATCTTACTCTTCCAAGGTTTATTCCTTATTATTTCTAGAAGGAGTACAATATTTCAATTTGTCGGTTTTATAGAAGAAGAGAACTCCACAATTCTTTTTGGTATTTTAGTATTGTCCATTCCCTTCTTAATAGAAGTGAGTGTATTCCTTGATGTATTAGGGCTAGTGATAATTTCCTCAATTTTGACGTTAGAAAAAGCAGAACATTCTAGGTTAGACGAACTAAAAGGGTGA
- a CDS encoding proton-conducting transporter transmembrane domain-containing protein: MNIEPILLLLIPIISNVGFFKLKLIKTLSILSAVLTLIISIFLYFLAPIRNSFFFITKFTTFFLSMIASIYLLSTLYSMNYIKPSKIVSERLYYILLNCFASSMLFTVIMNNYGLMWVGIELTTVTSALLIVAETSETSLEATWRYIIIVSAGVTLALFSIIFIYYNYHTLTVTEILTKPENNIITKLAVALALIGFGTKAGVFPMYTWLPDAHSEAPSPISALFSGVLLPAATYVVYMVYQVNPLTNIFIIFATLSIITASVILTYQWHIKRMFAYSTIENMNLALLGLTIGQPLGAIILLLAHAFGKAGAFYSSGIVLKVLGEKRIENIGGLYTKLKLTSVSLLLSSLAVTGTPPFATFIGEFFILQTLIQKGYIIEFILIVVSLATAFISINYNVTKMIFTQRELTVSEEPRLITFISLVSSIIPLVLGILLLVILS, translated from the coding sequence ATGAATATTGAACCCATACTCTTATTATTAATTCCGATAATAAGTAACGTAGGCTTTTTCAAACTCAAGCTAATTAAGACCCTATCCATACTATCAGCAGTACTAACATTAATCATCAGCATCTTCCTTTACTTCTTAGCACCAATTAGAAACTCTTTCTTCTTCATCACTAAGTTCACAACGTTTTTCCTATCGATGATTGCATCAATTTATCTCCTATCTACCCTTTACTCCATGAATTACATAAAACCAAGCAAAATAGTAAGTGAAAGATTATACTATATTCTACTAAATTGCTTCGCATCATCAATGCTTTTCACTGTTATTATGAACAATTACGGTCTAATGTGGGTTGGGATAGAACTCACAACTGTGACCTCAGCTCTTTTAATAGTAGCGGAAACATCTGAAACCTCACTGGAAGCCACGTGGAGGTATATAATCATAGTATCCGCTGGTGTAACATTAGCACTATTCTCAATAATTTTCATCTACTATAACTATCATACATTAACTGTAACGGAAATACTTACAAAACCAGAAAACAACATAATAACTAAACTCGCGGTAGCTCTAGCTTTAATAGGATTTGGAACAAAGGCGGGAGTTTTCCCCATGTATACGTGGTTACCAGATGCCCATAGCGAAGCGCCATCTCCAATAAGCGCATTATTTTCTGGAGTACTACTTCCGGCCGCAACTTACGTGGTGTACATGGTATATCAAGTAAATCCATTAACCAATATCTTTATAATTTTCGCAACTTTGTCGATAATAACCGCATCGGTTATCTTGACTTATCAATGGCACATAAAGAGAATGTTCGCGTATTCAACCATTGAGAACATGAACCTAGCCTTGCTTGGACTTACAATAGGCCAACCCCTCGGAGCAATAATCCTCCTTCTTGCACACGCATTTGGTAAAGCGGGAGCCTTTTACTCTAGCGGAATTGTATTGAAAGTCCTAGGAGAAAAGAGAATTGAAAACATAGGCGGTTTATATACAAAACTAAAACTCACCTCAGTATCGCTATTATTGTCCTCTCTAGCTGTAACTGGTACACCACCCTTTGCAACTTTCATAGGAGAATTCTTCATATTACAAACATTAATTCAGAAAGGTTATATTATAGAGTTTATATTAATAGTAGTCTCTCTGGCAACAGCTTTCATCTCAATAAACTATAACGTTACCAAAATGATATTCACTCAAAGAGAGCTGACAGTCTCAGAAGAACCCAGGCTAATCACGTTCATTTCTCTTGTATCATCTATAATTCCACTCGTTCTCGGTATACTTTTACTGGTGATCCTCTCATGA
- a CDS encoding NADH-quinone oxidoreductase subunit D-related protein translates to MKYYKWAQKGEGRKIGRIGDYCLYEKTIIEEKCEEIKPNITQTYGSFKFIYGPSAGGLLESIKFIITTNGEKILGIDAEVYKNRGIVISGLTVDDALLRVERINAPFSASHTISFLLAVEDSLELEQDYPTQLKRIGEIELERIRNHLFVISRLTETASLNVPTYHLLHLVEEVNRLIGKMCGHRYFFGVNTINGVNCDFGNLLRIIDITKEFKQIFDGLLESRIFIDRLQENGKLIDENSIGPAARAAGLDYDARKDFKALPYEDLGFRTVITQEADAFGRFLVRGMEIIESSKILVGLYDKIKNHNNERGKNHKQGWGEGLARVESPSGDLAYYVRLNNGIIDSVLLLTPSQVNLNLFLKSVINTIFTDFQFNWESFGIWVSEIGVVLK, encoded by the coding sequence ATGAAATACTATAAATGGGCTCAAAAAGGCGAGGGAAGGAAAATAGGCAGAATAGGGGATTATTGTCTCTACGAAAAAACGATAATAGAAGAGAAATGTGAGGAAATCAAACCAAATATAACGCAAACGTATGGCTCCTTTAAGTTCATTTACGGACCCTCAGCTGGAGGATTACTCGAATCAATAAAATTCATTATTACAACTAATGGTGAAAAAATTCTAGGAATAGACGCTGAGGTATACAAGAACAGAGGAATAGTAATAAGCGGTTTAACTGTGGACGATGCCTTACTCAGAGTAGAGAGAATAAACGCGCCATTTAGCGCTTCCCACACAATATCCTTTTTACTCGCTGTAGAAGATTCGTTAGAATTGGAACAAGACTATCCAACCCAACTAAAGAGAATAGGTGAAATAGAATTGGAAAGAATAAGAAATCACTTATTCGTGATATCGAGATTAACTGAAACCGCATCACTAAACGTACCTACATACCATCTCTTGCACCTCGTTGAAGAAGTCAATAGATTAATAGGCAAAATGTGTGGTCACAGGTATTTCTTTGGCGTTAATACAATTAATGGGGTTAACTGCGATTTTGGAAATTTATTAAGAATAATAGACATTACAAAGGAATTCAAACAAATCTTCGATGGGCTACTTGAAAGTAGAATCTTCATAGATAGACTCCAAGAAAACGGAAAATTAATAGATGAAAACAGTATAGGACCAGCTGCCAGAGCTGCTGGACTCGATTACGATGCGAGAAAGGACTTTAAAGCCTTACCTTATGAAGACTTAGGTTTTAGAACAGTTATCACACAAGAGGCAGACGCATTCGGAAGGTTCCTAGTTAGGGGAATGGAGATAATCGAGTCGTCTAAAATTTTAGTAGGGTTATACGATAAAATAAAGAATCACAATAACGAGAGAGGGAAAAATCACAAACAAGGATGGGGAGAGGGACTGGCCAGAGTCGAGAGTCCATCTGGTGATCTAGCCTATTACGTCAGGTTAAATAACGGGATTATCGACTCAGTATTACTCCTCACTCCTTCACAAGTCAATCTCAACCTATTTTTGAAAAGCGTGATTAACACAATATTTACCGATTTTCAATTCAATTGGGAAAGTTTTGGAATTTGGGTAAGTGAAATAGGGGTGGTGTTAAAGTGA
- a CDS encoding NADH-quinone oxidoreductase subunit B family protein — protein sequence MKNWWFIRGLRKGVMTEKYPKEIAEWSTEIQGEGNVNCPTNAIKDGKWIKERCVFCRRCYPSYKPNFNPRIYTVKKTEPIFRKSFYLYPIDSGTCGGCNMELKLISSPEYDMTRFGIFFTNTPRHADALVVMGVITEKMKEVLKKAYEAMPQPKVIILLGACVISGGIIGEGVPLEAVVEIPGCPPNPFTILEALTKVKGK from the coding sequence GTGAAGAACTGGTGGTTTATTAGAGGTTTAAGAAAGGGAGTAATGACGGAGAAATACCCGAAGGAAATAGCGGAATGGAGCACTGAAATACAAGGAGAAGGTAATGTAAACTGTCCAACAAACGCCATAAAGGATGGAAAGTGGATAAAAGAAAGATGTGTGTTCTGCAGGAGATGCTATCCCAGTTATAAACCAAATTTCAATCCAAGAATATATACAGTAAAGAAAACTGAACCCATTTTCAGAAAGTCGTTCTACCTTTACCCGATAGATTCTGGAACTTGTGGAGGGTGTAACATGGAACTAAAACTTATCTCGTCACCGGAGTACGATATGACGAGATTCGGCATATTCTTCACCAATACTCCAAGACACGCAGATGCTTTAGTAGTAATGGGGGTAATAACGGAAAAGATGAAAGAGGTTTTGAAGAAAGCATATGAAGCAATGCCGCAACCCAAAGTAATCATATTATTAGGTGCTTGTGTCATCTCAGGGGGAATAATAGGTGAAGGAGTACCATTAGAAGCAGTAGTTGAAATACCCGGTTGTCCACCGAATCCCTTTACAATACTTGAAGCGTTAACTAAGGTGAAGGGAAAATGA
- a CDS encoding sulfurtransferase: protein MLVSIEWLYNNLKDVKVVEIDYNPQISYYEGHIPGAVLINWRDFLSDNSRDFASPEKLSKVLGNAGINNDDLIVLYSDMNNRYAFYAYWILKAYGHSNLAILNGGIYKWLRENYPIDNDAVVVRRSEYKASKPDWSSRILVWELLSRLKEIVLIDSRSKEEYDGLTTAPPEHKCEQTQMSGHIPGAKNVPWTTLLNEDETMKPRDELGRIFSWLNREDRIVVYCRTGARASVVWYALKEVLGFRLVRLYDGSWVEYGNMVGVPVEKSISDHS, encoded by the coding sequence ATGCTTGTAAGTATTGAATGGCTTTATAACAATTTAAAGGACGTTAAGGTTGTAGAAATTGATTATAATCCGCAGATAAGTTACTACGAGGGGCATATTCCGGGAGCTGTATTGATAAATTGGAGGGATTTTCTCAGCGATAATTCTAGGGATTTCGCTAGCCCGGAGAAGTTGAGTAAGGTTTTAGGAAATGCGGGGATAAACAACGATGATCTTATTGTGTTATATAGCGATATGAATAATAGATACGCGTTCTACGCTTATTGGATTTTAAAAGCTTACGGGCATTCAAATTTGGCTATTTTAAACGGGGGCATTTATAAGTGGTTGAGGGAAAATTACCCTATTGACAATGATGCTGTAGTAGTCAGGAGGAGTGAATACAAGGCTAGTAAGCCTGATTGGTCCTCAAGGATTTTAGTATGGGAGTTGTTATCTAGGCTTAAAGAAATTGTTTTGATCGATTCTAGGAGCAAGGAAGAGTATGATGGTTTGACTACTGCACCTCCAGAGCACAAGTGTGAACAGACTCAGATGAGTGGTCACATTCCGGGTGCTAAGAACGTTCCATGGACAACTTTGCTTAATGAGGATGAAACCATGAAGCCTAGGGATGAGTTGGGTAGGATTTTTTCATGGTTAAATAGAGAGGATAGGATAGTGGTGTACTGTAGGACTGGTGCTAGGGCTTCTGTTGTTTGGTATGCCTTAAAAGAGGTTTTAGGGTTTAGGTTGGTTAGGCTTTACGATGGCTCGTGGGTTGAGTATGGTAATATGGTTGGTGTGCCAGTAGAGAAATCAATCAGCGACCATTCTTGA
- a CDS encoding HoxN/HupN/NixA family nickel/cobalt transporter: MMDSLSIYVMKPNFNAFMQAIGHKNLVTLSLFYVINVILTGLLFLFLYTLPQKELTIKTDSGELIGTFITLGVLSYTFGLRHAVDADHLAAIDNVTRKMLQEGKNPIFVGTFFSFGHSTVVILLSLAVMMASRLVVNSLPSLENTGNLIETLISGGFLYILGLLNTIVLYELYSFYKERKHDKQKLEEILQKRGFMNRYFNKLFKIITKQWQMYIVGLLFGLGFDTATEVAILSISAILASTYIHIPIYTILLYPILFSLGMSLVDTTDGLFMRFTYGWAFLSPLRKIWYNLTMTLISILIAFGIGTIELLGILQAEFNLTGLFWDQIAALNSVYWETIGYYVIFTFVVTWITSGIVYKIKKIE; the protein is encoded by the coding sequence ATAATGGATAGTCTATCCATATATGTGATGAAACCAAATTTCAATGCGTTCATGCAAGCAATTGGCCACAAAAATTTAGTCACCTTATCACTTTTCTACGTAATTAACGTAATACTAACGGGATTACTTTTTCTCTTCTTATACACGTTACCGCAAAAAGAGCTAACAATAAAAACAGATAGCGGTGAGCTAATAGGAACCTTTATAACACTAGGAGTTTTATCATACACCTTTGGCTTAAGACACGCAGTAGACGCTGATCACTTGGCAGCAATAGATAACGTAACTAGGAAAATGTTACAAGAAGGAAAGAATCCAATCTTCGTTGGCACTTTCTTCTCATTTGGTCATTCAACAGTAGTAATTTTACTATCCCTTGCAGTAATGATGGCTTCAAGACTGGTAGTTAACTCATTACCTTCCCTCGAGAACACCGGAAATTTGATCGAGACACTAATAAGTGGAGGATTTCTTTATATTTTAGGCCTACTAAACACAATAGTACTCTACGAATTATACTCGTTTTATAAAGAAAGAAAACATGACAAACAAAAACTAGAGGAAATATTGCAGAAAAGAGGTTTCATGAATAGGTACTTTAACAAGTTGTTCAAAATAATAACAAAACAATGGCAAATGTACATTGTAGGACTCCTCTTTGGACTAGGATTTGACACTGCGACAGAAGTTGCAATACTATCAATATCGGCAATACTAGCTTCAACGTATATACACATACCAATCTACACAATCTTACTATACCCAATCCTATTTTCACTAGGAATGTCACTAGTTGACACTACTGATGGTCTATTCATGAGGTTCACCTATGGCTGGGCATTCCTATCACCACTCAGAAAAATATGGTATAACCTAACGATGACACTAATATCAATTTTAATAGCGTTTGGAATAGGTACAATAGAGTTGTTAGGAATATTACAAGCCGAGTTCAACCTAACTGGATTATTTTGGGATCAAATAGCAGCGTTAAACAGTGTTTACTGGGAGACGATAGGATATTATGTAATATTTACTTTTGTAGTGACTTGGATAACATCCGGAATAGTATACAAGATCAAGAAAATAGAATAA